The nucleotide sequence CAAGGCGCTCCTGAAGAACGCGGAGATCGCGCACACGCTGAACCACAAGGCCGACTTCTTCGGGATCTCCGGAGAGTTCACGATCGACTACGGCAAGGCGTTCGACCGCAGCCGTGTCGTCGCGGACGGCCGGGTCAAGGGCATCCACTTCCTCATGAAGAAGAACAAGGTGACCGAGTACGACGGCCGCGGCACCTTCACCGGCCCGAAGGCCATCTCGGTCGCGAAGTCGGACGGCTCCACCGAGGAGGTCACGTTCGACAACGTGATCATCGCGACCGGATCGAAGGTCCGCCTCCTCCCCGGCGTGCAGCTCAGCGAGAACGTGGTGACTTACGAGGAGCAGATCCTCTCCCGCGAGCTGCCGAAGTCCATCGTGATCGTCGGCGCCGGCGCCATCGGCATGGAGTTCGCCTACGTGATGACGAACTACGGCGTGAAGGTCACGATCATCGAGTTCCTCGACCGCGCGCTTCCCAACGAGGACGCCGACGTGTCGAAGGAGATCACGAAGCAGTACAAGAACTACGGCGTCGACATCCTCACCTCCACCAAGGTCGAGTCGGTCGTCGACAACGGCTCCTCCGTGACCGTCTCCTACACGGGCAAGGACGGCCAGCAGGCCTCGATCGACGCCGACAAGGTGCTCATGTCGGTCGGCTTCGCCCCGAACGTCGAGGGCTTCGGGCTCGAGAAGACGGGCGTGAAGCTCACCGAGCGCGGTGCGATCGACATCGACGACCACATGCGCACGAACGTCGAGGGCATCTACGCTATCGGCGACGTCACCGCCAAGCTGCAGCTCGCCCACGTGGCCGAGGCGCAGGGCGTCGTCGCAGCCGAGACGATCGGCGGCGCGGAGACCATGCCCCTGGGCGACTACCGGATGATGCCGCGGGCGACCTTCTGCTCGCCGCAGGTGGCGTCGTTCGGACTCACCGAGCAGCAGGCGAAGGACGAGGGCCGCGAGATCAAGGTCGCGACCTTCCCGTTCATGGCCAACGGCAAGGCGCACGGCCTCGGCGAGCCGGTCGGCTTCGTCAAGCTCATCGCCGACGCCGAGCACCTGGAGCTCATCGGCGCGCACATGATCGGTCCGGACGTGTCGGAGCTGCTGCCCGAGCTGACGCTCGCGCAGAAGTGGGACCTCACGGCTCTCGAGCTGGCCCGCAACGTCCACACGCACCCGACGCTGTCGGAGGCGCTGCAGGAGGGCTTCCACGGGCTCGCCGGCCACATGATCAACTTCTGATCCGTCGCCTCGAGAAGGCCCGGTCCGCGCATCGCGGACCGGGCCTTCTCGCGTCACAGGCCGCGCATCGTGATGAGGCCGGTCGTCCAGCCGCGCAGTGGCGGAGAGCCGAGCGCACGCACCAGTCCCTCGCGGGCGACCGCCACCGGCGCGACCACCGGGGAGCCCATCGCCATGAAGAACGCGGAACGCCGCTGCGCTCTCCCCGCGGAGCGCCGGACACCCCGGGCGAAGCCGTCGAGGAGAGGAAGGGCCTGGGGATCGGTCCCGCGCAGCGCGGCGGCGAGACGGAGGGCGTCCGCCCAGCCGAGGTTCATGCCCTGCCCGCCGATCGGACTCACCTCGTGCGCGGAGTCCCCGAGGAGCACCACGCGACCGCGGTGCACTCGGCGGGCCGCATGCTGGGCCGCGCGGAAAGACGACACCGCGGCCCGGGGGTCCCCCTCGACCCGCTCCCCGGTGCGGTGCGCGACCATGGCGGCCAGCTCGGCCGCCGAGGACACGGTCTGACCGGAGCCCGTCCGCACCACCCAGCGACGCCGACCTCCCGGCAGCGGGAACGACTCGACCAGCCCTTCCGATTCGAAGAACAGCACGGCACGATCGTCCTCGGGCGCATCGACATCGAGCATCGTGTAGGTCGCGGCCCCGGGCCGGGAGACCCACCCGGCACCGAATGCCGCACGCAGCCGGCTCCGCACGCCGTCGGCGACGATCACGACGGACGCCGTCTCCTCCCGCCGGCCCCATGCGTCGTGGATCCCGACGCGGACGAAGGGACCGACGTCCCGCACGGATCGGACGGCGGACCCGGGTCGCAGCGCCTCGGGCTGCAGCTCCCGGAGTCGGGTGCGCAGCAGCCCTTCCGTGCGCGGCTGCGCGAGCGTGAGGATGGGGCGTTCCGCCGGGAAGGTCAGCGACGCGAGGCATCGACCGCGGCTGCGCACCTCGCCACCCGACAGCCGGAGAGCCTCGGCGCGCACGCCGGCGCCCACCCCCGCCGCATCGAGGGCGTCGAGCCCCGGACGGTGGATGCCGATGGCCCGCGTCCGCGTGCCTGGCCCGGTGCGGCGCTCGCACACCCGCACCCGGCGCCCGTCCTGCGCCAGGAGGCAGGCGACGAGCAGGCCCACGGGACCGCCGCCGACGATCAGGACGTCATGGTCGGCCATCCGCCGCCTCCCAGCGCAGTTCGAGCCGCGCCGGCAGGTGCGACCGCACCTCCCAGCCCGACGGGACGACCGCCGCGAGCTCGTCCGGCGTATAGGAGCGCCGGATGCTCAGGAGGCCGTCGACCCGGATGAACGAGCCCGCGAGGGCGTTGCGCGCCAGAGGCCAGGTGCCCGCGGCGAAAGCCGTGTACGCCAGGCGGCTGCGCGCGATGTCGTGATGGGAGATGAGGCCGCGGGGACCGGCCAGCGCCCGGGAGTCCTCGAGGACCGTGCGCAGCGCCCCCGCGTCGAGATGATGGAGGACGTGGTTGGACAGCACCACATCGTAGGTGTCCCCTTCCGCCACGAGGTCGCCGGAGAAGGCATGGCGATAGCGGATGCCCGCACCGTCGTCATGCGCGGAGGCCCAGCGCACCGCCCGCTCGTCGGCATCGAGCGCGGTGATGTCGGCCTGCAGCCCGTCCCGACGCAACCGCCGGACCAGATCCCGGCACAGATCGCCCCCTCCCGCGCCGATGTCCAAAACCCGCACCCGGCGGCCGGACGCCGCCCGGGGACGGATGTCTCGTCGGTAGAGACGCCCGGGACGGGACACGACCGCGTTCACCGCGCCGAAGCGCTGATACGTGCGGCCGAGCGCCTCGTCGTCCGCGTCGGGATCATCCATGAGCTCGACGATGTCGACCGCGCGCGTCGAGAGGTCCACGGTCACGAGGCGGCGGCGACCACGGTAAGCAGCGCGCTCTCGGCAGTGAGGCCCGGCCCGAAGGCCATCGCCGCGACCCGGTCGCCGGGCTCCGCGCCTTCCTGCTCGAGGATGCGCTTCAGGACGAACAGCACG is from Microbacterium sp. BLY and encodes:
- a CDS encoding methyltransferase domain-containing protein, which gives rise to MDLSTRAVDIVELMDDPDADDEALGRTYQRFGAVNAVVSRPGRLYRRDIRPRAASGRRVRVLDIGAGGGDLCRDLVRRLRRDGLQADITALDADERAVRWASAHDDGAGIRYRHAFSGDLVAEGDTYDVVLSNHVLHHLDAGALRTVLEDSRALAGPRGLISHHDIARSRLAYTAFAAGTWPLARNALAGSFIRVDGLLSIRRSYTPDELAAVVPSGWEVRSHLPARLELRWEAADGRP
- the lpdA gene encoding dihydrolipoyl dehydrogenase; amino-acid sequence: MPHYDVVILGAGPGGYVAAVRSAQLGLSTAIIEEKYWGGVCLNVGCIPSKALLKNAEIAHTLNHKADFFGISGEFTIDYGKAFDRSRVVADGRVKGIHFLMKKNKVTEYDGRGTFTGPKAISVAKSDGSTEEVTFDNVIIATGSKVRLLPGVQLSENVVTYEEQILSRELPKSIVIVGAGAIGMEFAYVMTNYGVKVTIIEFLDRALPNEDADVSKEITKQYKNYGVDILTSTKVESVVDNGSSVTVSYTGKDGQQASIDADKVLMSVGFAPNVEGFGLEKTGVKLTERGAIDIDDHMRTNVEGIYAIGDVTAKLQLAHVAEAQGVVAAETIGGAETMPLGDYRMMPRATFCSPQVASFGLTEQQAKDEGREIKVATFPFMANGKAHGLGEPVGFVKLIADAEHLELIGAHMIGPDVSELLPELTLAQKWDLTALELARNVHTHPTLSEALQEGFHGLAGHMINF
- a CDS encoding NAD(P)/FAD-dependent oxidoreductase yields the protein MADHDVLIVGGGPVGLLVACLLAQDGRRVRVCERRTGPGTRTRAIGIHRPGLDALDAAGVGAGVRAEALRLSGGEVRSRGRCLASLTFPAERPILTLAQPRTEGLLRTRLRELQPEALRPGSAVRSVRDVGPFVRVGIHDAWGRREETASVVIVADGVRSRLRAAFGAGWVSRPGAATYTMLDVDAPEDDRAVLFFESEGLVESFPLPGGRRRWVVRTGSGQTVSSAAELAAMVAHRTGERVEGDPRAAVSSFRAAQHAARRVHRGRVVLLGDSAHEVSPIGGQGMNLGWADALRLAAALRGTDPQALPLLDGFARGVRRSAGRAQRRSAFFMAMGSPVVAPVAVAREGLVRALGSPPLRGWTTGLITMRGL